TCCGTGTCGAACGTGTCCATGAACTCCGGACGCGGCGACGTGAACGCGTGGTGCACGGCGGTCCACTTTCCGGCGCCGACGGCGACGTCACCCGACGCGACGGCAGCGGCGGCCGGCTCGAACATCGGCGCGTCCACGACCCACACGAAGGCCCAGTCGCCTTCCGCGACCAAGCCGGTACGGTGACCGATCTCCACGCGAGCCGCGCCGAGCAGGGCACGGGACGCCGTCTTCTCACCGGCGGCGAAGAAGATGCAGTCGCCGTTGGAGGCGCCCACCGCGGCGGCCAGGCCCTCGCGCTCGGCATCCGTGAGGTTCTTGGCGACAGGACCCGTGAGCTCGCCGTCCTCCTTGATGAGGACGTACGCCAGGCCCTTGGCGCCGCGCTGCTTGGCCCATTCCTGCCACGCGTCCAGCGTGCGGCGCGGCTGCGAGGCCCCGCCCGGCATGACCACGGCGCCGACGTACGGGGCCTTGAACACGCCGAAGTTGGTGTCCTTGAAGAACTCGGTCAGATCCGTCAGCTCCAGGCCGAAACGCAGGTCCGGCTTGTCCGAGCCGTACTTGGCCATGGCCTCGGAGTAGGGCATGCGGCGGATCGGGGTGGGGATGTCCACACCGATGAGCTTCCAGAGCGCGACGACGAGCTTCTCGCCGAGGGCGATGATGTCGTCCTGGTCGACGAAGCTGGCTTCGATGTCCAGCTGGGTGAACTCGGGCTGACGGTCCGCGCGGAAGTCCTCGTCGCGGTAGCAGCGGGCGATCTGGTAGTACTTCTCGAAGCCGCCCACCTGCAGGAGCTGCTTGAAGAGCTGCGGGGACTGCGGCAGCGCATACCAGGACCCCGGGGCCAGACGGGCGGGCACCAGGAAGTCGCGGGCGCCTTCCGGAGTGGAACGGGTCAGGGTCGGGGTCTCGATCTCGAGGAAGCCCTCGGAGTGCAGCAGCTCGCGGGCCACGCGGCTCGCCTCGGAGCGCAGGCGGAGATTGCGGGACAGGACCGGACGGCGCATGTCCAGGTAGCGGTGCTTGAGGCGGGCCTCCTCACCGACCTCCACGTGCTCGTCGATCTGGAACGGCAGCGGCTCGGAGGTGTTGAGCACCACGACCTTGTCCGCGATGACCTCCACCTCGCCGGTGGCCAGGGCGGGGTTCTCGTTGCCCTCGGGACGCCGCTCGACCGTACCGGTCACCTGCAGCACGAACTCATTGCGCAGACCGTGGAAGACCTCCTCCTCGCGGACCACCACCTGGGCCACGCCCGAGGCATCGCGGAGGTCCACGAAGGCCACTCCGCCATGGTCACGACGGCGGGCCACCCAGCCTGCCAGGGTGACGGTCTGTCCGATGTTCTCGGCCCGGAGTGAGCCGAGGTCATGTGTGCGCAGCACAGCATTCCTTTCGAGTGAGGCGGATCCCCCCGCCGCCGACGAGATACTGCAGATGCTCCGGGCGGGAAAACTCAAGGATCGTCAGGACGTCTCGGTCCGACGCAGACGATTTTACCCGGTGAGCCTGCTCCCGCCCGCCACCGGGCGCGTGCGCGCGGTGGCGGGCGGGAGCCGGACCCAGCGGGCTGGAGGGCGATCAGTCCGCGAGGCGGGCGATCACCTGCGGACGGAGGTCCTCGGCGGCCGGCGACCAGAGGGCCGGATCGGCCGCGACCTGGTCGCCGCTGCGGATGTCCTTGACCTGGTGTGCACCGTCGGCGTCGGTGAACCAGACGAACGGGATCCCGCGGCGGTCTGCGTATTTGATCTGCTTGCCGAACTTCTCGGCCTTGGCTGCCACCTCGGTGGCGATGCCGCGGCTCCGCAGCTGGGCGGCGACGTCCTGCGCGCCGGCCCAGGACTCGTCGTCGTTGAGCGCCACGAGCACGGCGGTCGGCACGCTGCGGCTGGCGGTCGCGAACTCCTGCGACAGGATGCGGGACACCAGACGGGTCACGCCGATGGACAGGCCGACGCCGGGGAAGGTCCGGTTACCCTTCGTGGCCAGGGACTCGTAGCGGCCGCCCGAGCAGATCGAGCCGAGCTGTTCGTGGCCGACCAGCACGGTCTCGACCACGGTGCCCGTGTAGTAGTCGAGTCCACGGGCGATGCTGAGATCGGCCATCACCTTGCCCGGCGCGCGCAGCGACGCGGCGGCCACCACCTGCTCCAGTTCAGTGAGGCCCTCCTCCAGCAGCGGGTGCTCGACGCCGAGCGCCCGGACCTGCTCGACGAAGGAGGTGTCCAGGGTCTGGATGGTCGCGAGCTTCAGGGCCGCCTCGGCCTGCTCGGGGGTGGCGCCGAGCTCGCTCTGGAGCAGCTCGGCCACCTTCGCGGCGCCGATCTTCTCGAGCTTGTCGATGCTGCGGAGCACCCCGGCCGTGTCCTCCAGCCCGATCCCCCGGTAGAAGCCCTCGGACAGCTTGCGGTTGTTGACCCGCAGGCGGAATTCCGGGATCGGCAGGGCGGAGAGCGCCTCGGCGATGACGAGCACGATCTCCACGTCGTAGCGGAACGGCAGTTCGCCGTCGCCCACCACGTCGAT
This portion of the Arthrobacter woluwensis genome encodes:
- the hisS gene encoding histidine--tRNA ligase: MARTPSLSGFPEWLPQERVVEQHVLDTLRRVFELHGFGSIETRAVETVGQLLRKGEIDKEVYGLSRLQDDEDAAGKQDPNALALHFDLTVPFARYVVENAGYLAFPFRRYQMQKVWRGERPQEGRAREFTQADIDVVGDGELPFRYDVEIVLVIAEALSALPIPEFRLRVNNRKLSEGFYRGIGLEDTAGVLRSIDKLEKIGAAKVAELLQSELGATPEQAEAALKLATIQTLDTSFVEQVRALGVEHPLLEEGLTELEQVVAAASLRAPGKVMADLSIARGLDYYTGTVVETVLVGHEQLGSICSGGRYESLATKGNRTFPGVGLSIGVTRLVSRILSQEFATASRSVPTAVLVALNDDESWAGAQDVAAQLRSRGIATEVAAKAEKFGKQIKYADRRGIPFVWFTDADGAHQVKDIRSGDQVAADPALWSPAAEDLRPQVIARLAD
- the aspS gene encoding aspartate--tRNA ligase, with the protein product MLRTHDLGSLRAENIGQTVTLAGWVARRRDHGGVAFVDLRDASGVAQVVVREEEVFHGLRNEFVLQVTGTVERRPEGNENPALATGEVEVIADKVVVLNTSEPLPFQIDEHVEVGEEARLKHRYLDMRRPVLSRNLRLRSEASRVARELLHSEGFLEIETPTLTRSTPEGARDFLVPARLAPGSWYALPQSPQLFKQLLQVGGFEKYYQIARCYRDEDFRADRQPEFTQLDIEASFVDQDDIIALGEKLVVALWKLIGVDIPTPIRRMPYSEAMAKYGSDKPDLRFGLELTDLTEFFKDTNFGVFKAPYVGAVVMPGGASQPRRTLDAWQEWAKQRGAKGLAYVLIKEDGELTGPVAKNLTDAEREGLAAAVGASNGDCIFFAAGEKTASRALLGAARVEIGHRTGLVAEGDWAFVWVVDAPMFEPAAAAVASGDVAVGAGKWTAVHHAFTSPRPEFMDTFDTDPESALSYAYDIVCNGSELGGGSIRIHQRDVQERVFEVMGLSKEEAESKFGFLLEGFKYGAPPHGGIALGWDRVVSFLAGAESIRDVIAFPKSGGGYDPLTAAPAPITPQQRKEAGVDFKPAPKAAAAEKPAGETADV